The proteins below are encoded in one region of Methanoculleus taiwanensis:
- a CDS encoding ABC transporter permease, which yields MNRRHIGIIAKKEFSGLYTEKTIIFAILLQLFIAMFSSFLLVGLTAMYDPEAMAGYSTTRYAVGYAGNDSPLVAEFEKHDDLLLYRIDLAEGVAALKERQLSAVVYAPDTPPDADDPIKVTLYLLQNDLQSSIINVKMKDLLLGYEAELREIRSDRLESFPLRLNFPEGITGTDFFEFVYGLLIPLLVFMPAIISAALIIDLITEEYQRQTLETLLSTPVTFTEMVWGKIVACELLIPVQAGIWLLLLSVNGIAIENALPILLHVSVGGLLLILLGALVALHYRERTSAQFIFSTAVVVVVLLAMAIPYNPLNLIVRLSVNTIGYEQWVVLGVTLLAAAFLAWVTTAYARRVGDERAAGA from the coding sequence ATGAACCGACGGCATATCGGCATTATTGCTAAAAAGGAATTTTCAGGGCTGTATACGGAGAAGACGATCATCTTCGCCATCCTCCTCCAGCTCTTCATCGCCATGTTCTCGTCGTTCCTGCTCGTCGGGCTCACCGCCATGTACGACCCCGAGGCGATGGCGGGCTACTCCACGACCCGGTATGCGGTCGGGTATGCGGGGAACGACTCGCCGCTCGTCGCGGAGTTCGAGAAGCACGACGATCTCCTCCTCTACCGGATCGATCTCGCCGAGGGCGTCGCCGCCCTCAAAGAGCGGCAGCTCTCGGCCGTCGTCTACGCCCCGGATACCCCGCCGGACGCGGACGACCCGATAAAGGTCACGCTCTACCTCCTGCAGAACGACCTGCAGTCGAGTATCATCAACGTCAAGATGAAAGACCTCCTCCTCGGCTACGAGGCGGAACTCCGCGAGATCCGCTCGGATCGGCTCGAGTCCTTCCCGCTTCGGCTGAACTTTCCCGAGGGGATAACGGGCACGGACTTTTTTGAGTTCGTCTACGGCCTCTTAATCCCGCTGCTCGTCTTCATGCCGGCGATCATCTCCGCAGCCCTGATCATCGATCTCATCACGGAGGAGTACCAGCGCCAGACGCTCGAGACGCTGCTCTCGACGCCCGTCACCTTCACCGAGATGGTCTGGGGGAAGATCGTCGCCTGCGAACTCCTGATCCCGGTGCAGGCGGGCATATGGCTCCTCCTCCTCTCGGTGAACGGGATTGCGATAGAGAACGCCCTCCCGATCCTGCTCCACGTCTCTGTGGGCGGCCTTCTGCTCATTCTCCTCGGAGCGCTCGTCGCCCTCCACTACCGGGAGCGGACCAGTGCACAGTTCATCTTCTCGACGGCGGTTGTGGTCGTGGTGCTCTTAGCGATGGCGATCCCCTACAACCCCTTAAACCTCATCGTCCGGCTCTCGGTGAACACCATCGGCTACGAGCAGTGGGTGGTGCTCGGCGTCACGCTCCTGGCGGCGGCGTTCCTCGCCTGGGTAACGACCGCGTACGCCCGGCGGGTCGGGGACGAGCGGGCTGCCGGCGCCTGA
- a CDS encoding DUF2225 domain-containing protein: MALCCADLMPPRRYFNTFCAVCGEPYRSSSPDEAGAVGSRDLDTRPAEPLRSTIYAWVQRCPSCGYAAPDIGRQVPGAKESVKLPRYREQLDDRTYPKLANTFLCWSLIEEDTGLPAKAAWACIHAAWVCDDQGNDVAARLCRKRAATLMKRARDAGGRLAAQEGGDDAILVDILRRAGRFREARTVLEGALKNGCEPLITDVLQYQKRLIQRSDRTRHTIDEVRRLRGLAPR; encoded by the coding sequence ATGGCGCTATGCTGCGCAGACCTCATGCCCCCGCGACGCTACTTCAACACGTTCTGTGCGGTCTGCGGCGAACCGTACCGCTCCTCAAGCCCCGATGAGGCCGGCGCGGTCGGCTCCCGCGATCTCGACACCCGGCCGGCGGAGCCCCTCCGCTCCACGATCTATGCATGGGTGCAGCGCTGCCCCTCCTGCGGCTATGCCGCTCCCGATATCGGGCGGCAGGTTCCGGGTGCGAAGGAGTCCGTCAAACTTCCGCGGTACCGGGAGCAGCTCGACGACCGGACGTATCCGAAGCTCGCGAACACCTTCCTCTGCTGGTCGCTGATAGAGGAGGATACGGGCCTGCCTGCAAAGGCCGCCTGGGCGTGCATCCACGCCGCCTGGGTCTGCGACGATCAGGGGAACGACGTTGCGGCACGCCTCTGCAGGAAACGTGCCGCCACCCTGATGAAGCGGGCACGCGATGCGGGCGGACGGCTTGCAGCGCAGGAGGGCGGCGACGATGCGATACTGGTCGATATTCTCCGGCGTGCCGGCCGGTTCCGCGAGGCCCGCACCGTTCTTGAGGGCGCACTGAAGAACGGGTGCGAACCCCTCATCACCGACGTCCTGCAGTACCAGAAACGACTGATCCAGCGTTCCGACCGCACCCGACATACCATCGACGAGGTGCGGCGGCTGCGGGGGCTCGCCCCCCGGTAA
- a CDS encoding methyl-coenzyme M reductase glutamine C-methyltransferase — protein sequence MHIAIVSPDLYTYGAMLIGGVLRDAGHDVSISRDTALPPADVLLLSLYSTQHLLKPAIRTLVQEQQSRGGTVYVGGPVSAYPEMVLGELEPDAVVVGEGEETVLRLIDAGTSPDLPGIAYRDGDGVTVTAPAAPASLDRPLPLIPADIGDQSIRGATAYIETHRGCIGGCTFCQVPRFFGRAIRSRSIDAIIEEVKAFKEQGAKRLSISGGTGSLYGSRDGGMNSEAFIELLRQMAEVMGPQNISSPDIRVDCITDEVLEAIRRYTIGWVFFGLESGSDRVLKLMGKGARVRQVEDAVAACRRHGLKVAGSFIVGYPGETEKDYEKTKDLIASLCLDDVFVSSAEPIPSTPLAELVLKTPREKNPAFIPHTGEYRSLGLTESEARCFDLMLHADMFRPQMRLVTDELFSVYLTEARTQGADIRAATDLLFRYYGRE from the coding sequence ATGCATATCGCGATCGTCTCACCCGACCTCTACACCTACGGCGCCATGCTGATCGGCGGCGTTCTGCGGGATGCCGGGCACGACGTCTCCATCAGCAGGGATACGGCGCTTCCGCCCGCCGACGTCCTGCTGCTCAGCCTCTACTCGACGCAGCACCTCCTGAAGCCCGCGATCCGCACCCTCGTGCAGGAGCAGCAGTCCCGTGGCGGCACCGTATACGTCGGCGGCCCGGTTTCGGCGTACCCGGAGATGGTGCTCGGGGAGCTCGAACCCGACGCGGTCGTGGTCGGCGAGGGGGAAGAGACAGTGCTCCGGCTGATCGATGCCGGCACTTCTCCTGACCTTCCCGGGATCGCGTACCGGGACGGTGACGGGGTAACGGTGACCGCTCCAGCGGCGCCTGCCTCGCTCGACCGCCCCCTCCCCCTCATTCCGGCCGATATCGGCGACCAGAGCATCAGGGGGGCGACCGCCTATATCGAGACGCACCGGGGCTGTATCGGGGGCTGCACCTTCTGCCAGGTCCCCCGCTTCTTCGGGCGGGCGATCCGGAGCCGGAGTATCGACGCGATCATCGAGGAGGTAAAGGCGTTCAAGGAGCAGGGGGCAAAGCGTCTCTCGATCAGCGGCGGGACGGGCTCCCTCTACGGCTCCCGGGACGGCGGTATGAACTCCGAGGCCTTCATCGAGCTCCTCCGCCAGATGGCGGAGGTGATGGGGCCGCAGAATATCTCGTCGCCCGACATCCGGGTGGACTGCATCACGGATGAGGTCCTCGAGGCGATCCGCCGCTACACCATCGGGTGGGTCTTTTTCGGGCTCGAGTCGGGGAGCGACCGCGTGCTCAAGCTGATGGGAAAAGGGGCGCGTGTCCGGCAGGTGGAGGACGCGGTCGCCGCCTGCCGCCGGCACGGACTGAAGGTGGCGGGGAGCTTCATCGTCGGCTACCCCGGGGAGACGGAGAAGGACTACGAGAAGACGAAAGACCTGATAGCGTCGCTCTGCCTCGACGACGTTTTCGTGAGCAGCGCGGAGCCGATCCCGTCGACGCCGCTCGCCGAGCTGGTCTTAAAGACGCCCCGCGAGAAGAACCCGGCGTTCATTCCGCATACCGGCGAGTACCGCTCGCTCGGCCTGACCGAGAGCGAGGCACGCTGCTTCGACCTGATGCTGCACGCCGATATGTTCCGCCCCCAGATGCGGCTTGTGACGGACGAACTCTTTTCGGTCTACCTGACCGAGGCACGGACGCAGGGCGCCGATATCCGGGCGGCCACCGATCTCCTCTTCCGCTACTACGGGCGGGAGTAA
- a CDS encoding cyclase family protein yields the protein MQIFDVTRPISPDMLAIPGVTRTEFRREERERYLIADVLVSTHAGTHIDAPIHYLKTGMTVDRLPLDHLIGPCRVVDLGDIEGEIPADRLAGKIGGVRRLLLKTSFSAAERFDPVFPHLGLEAARLLVREGILSVGIDSPSIEALVCDGSVHRALLGNSCFIIEMLDLSGVPEGDYDLIALPLPLEGLDGSPARVVLCRKEE from the coding sequence ATGCAGATCTTCGACGTGACCCGGCCGATCTCTCCCGATATGCTCGCTATCCCCGGCGTGACGAGGACGGAGTTCCGCCGGGAGGAACGGGAACGCTACCTCATCGCGGACGTACTCGTCTCCACCCACGCGGGGACGCATATCGATGCCCCGATCCACTATCTAAAAACCGGGATGACCGTCGACCGCCTCCCGCTCGACCACCTCATCGGCCCCTGCCGGGTGGTCGACCTCGGCGATATCGAGGGCGAGATACCTGCAGACCGGCTCGCAGGAAAGATCGGCGGCGTCCGGCGCCTCCTCCTGAAGACCTCGTTCTCGGCGGCGGAGCGGTTCGACCCCGTGTTCCCGCACCTCGGGCTTGAGGCCGCACGCCTCCTCGTCCGGGAAGGGATACTCTCTGTCGGTATCGACAGCCCGTCGATCGAGGCGCTCGTCTGTGACGGGTCGGTGCACAGAGCGCTCCTCGGCAACTCGTGCTTCATCATCGAGATGCTCGACCTCTCCGGCGTCCCGGAGGGTGATTACGATCTCATCGCCCTCCCGCTCCCGCTCGAAGGGCTCGACGGGTCGCCGGCGCGGGTGGTGCTCTGCCGAAAAGAGGAGTGA
- a CDS encoding helix-hairpin-helix domain-containing protein, protein MSLAEEKLRTLTSGSRYDVCSPGECMQYLTAAPCIAYSPRAGGCGKMLKVLMHGSCSYDCAYCAVRTARSRFSFTPAELAETFLSLYREGMAGGLFISSGIPRDVDLAMHDIVETGEILRRRGYEGYLHLKVLPGAERSDIRDAARVANRISINIEVPSGERLTSVSGVKDYRNDILKRQAWVADALPGGHTTQLVVGAADETDAEILRCVREQYRTVRPARIYYSAFRSLAGTLLEDHPDTPAWRARRWYQADFLLREYGLSPGEIGSVMDEEGFFRNADPKVLLAAGRPPVDVNTASWNDLLRVPGIGPAAAAKILNRRAKRRIADYRDLKAAGVRGRAAEPYVTFGGGGSVQTRLFV, encoded by the coding sequence ATGTCGCTCGCAGAAGAGAAACTCCGGACGCTTACCTCAGGGAGCCGGTACGACGTCTGCTCTCCGGGCGAGTGCATGCAGTACCTCACGGCAGCCCCGTGCATCGCCTACAGTCCGCGTGCCGGTGGCTGCGGGAAGATGCTGAAAGTACTGATGCACGGAAGCTGCAGCTACGACTGCGCCTACTGTGCCGTCAGGACGGCCCGGAGCCGGTTTTCATTCACCCCTGCCGAGCTTGCCGAAACCTTCCTCTCCCTCTACCGAGAGGGGATGGCGGGCGGCCTCTTCATCAGCTCCGGGATCCCACGCGATGTCGACCTCGCGATGCACGATATCGTCGAGACCGGCGAGATCCTGCGGCGCCGGGGCTACGAGGGCTACCTCCACCTGAAGGTGCTGCCGGGCGCAGAACGCTCCGATATCCGCGATGCCGCCCGCGTCGCGAACCGGATCAGCATCAACATCGAAGTTCCCTCAGGAGAGCGTCTCACCTCCGTCAGCGGGGTGAAAGACTACAGAAACGACATCCTAAAGAGGCAGGCATGGGTGGCCGACGCCCTGCCGGGAGGGCACACCACCCAGCTCGTGGTCGGGGCGGCGGACGAGACCGATGCCGAGATACTCCGGTGCGTCCGCGAGCAGTACCGCACCGTCCGTCCGGCCCGGATCTACTACTCCGCCTTCCGGTCGCTCGCCGGAACGCTGCTCGAAGACCACCCCGACACCCCGGCCTGGCGGGCACGCCGGTGGTACCAGGCGGATTTTCTCCTGCGGGAATACGGCCTCTCGCCGGGCGAGATCGGATCGGTCATGGACGAAGAAGGGTTCTTCCGGAACGCCGACCCGAAGGTGCTCCTCGCCGCGGGTCGCCCGCCGGTAGACGTCAACACCGCCTCATGGAACGATCTCCTCCGGGTGCCGGGCATCGGGCCGGCCGCTGCTGCGAAGATCCTGAATCGCCGGGCGAAGCGGCGCATCGCCGACTACCGCGATCTGAAGGCGGCAGGGGTTCGGGGCAGGGCGGCAGAACCCTACGTCACCTTCGGGGGCGGCGGGTCGGTGCAGACGCGCCTCTTCGTCTGA
- the kamA gene encoding lysine 2,3-aminomutase gives MVIFSENQQAIANRIDADTAIDRWKDWRWQVRHAITDISTFERLLDITFPGEERELLEETIRKFPLRITPYYLSLIDAKDYWNDPIFLQCFPQPAELQVEDCDMEDPLAEDSDSPVPTITHRYPDRVLFLVSNVCAMYCRHCTRKRRVGDVDSIPGEAEILAGIAYIRENPAIRDVLLSGGDPFMLSDEYLDWILTELADIPHVEVIRIGTRTPVVLPYRITETFTAMLKKHHPLWVNTHFNHPAEITASSREALRRLADAGIPLGNQTVLLAGVNDCPRIMKTLMHKLVQNRVRPYYLYQCDLSEGLAHFRTPVSKGIEIIENLIGHTSGFAVPTYVIDAPGGGGKIPVMPNYLISWSTNKVVLRNYEGVITTYKEPDSYEAVYCDRQCDTCRLQLKLADADESKAVGIARLLSSDESISLVPENNERLERRNETEN, from the coding sequence ATGGTTATTTTTTCCGAGAATCAACAGGCCATTGCCAATAGGATCGATGCTGATACCGCGATCGACCGGTGGAAGGACTGGCGGTGGCAGGTACGGCACGCCATCACCGATATCTCCACGTTCGAGCGGCTGCTCGACATCACCTTCCCCGGGGAAGAACGCGAACTCCTCGAAGAGACTATCCGGAAGTTCCCCCTTCGGATCACGCCCTACTACCTCTCCCTGATCGATGCGAAGGACTACTGGAACGATCCGATCTTCCTGCAGTGTTTCCCGCAGCCTGCCGAGCTGCAGGTTGAGGACTGCGATATGGAAGACCCGCTGGCGGAGGACTCGGACAGTCCGGTCCCTACCATCACGCACCGCTACCCCGACCGGGTGCTCTTCCTGGTCAGCAATGTCTGCGCCATGTACTGCCGGCACTGCACCCGGAAACGCCGGGTCGGCGACGTTGACTCCATCCCGGGCGAAGCCGAGATCCTGGCCGGGATAGCCTACATCCGGGAGAACCCTGCCATCCGCGATGTGCTCCTCTCGGGCGGCGATCCCTTCATGCTCTCCGACGAGTACCTCGACTGGATCTTAACGGAACTAGCGGACATCCCGCACGTCGAGGTGATACGGATCGGCACCCGCACGCCGGTCGTCCTCCCCTACCGGATCACCGAGACGTTCACGGCGATGCTCAAAAAGCACCACCCGCTCTGGGTGAACACGCACTTCAACCACCCGGCCGAGATCACCGCATCGTCCCGCGAGGCGCTCCGCAGGCTTGCCGACGCCGGTATTCCGCTCGGGAACCAGACCGTTCTCCTCGCCGGGGTGAACGACTGCCCGCGTATCATGAAGACGCTGATGCACAAGCTCGTCCAGAACCGCGTGCGGCCGTACTACCTCTACCAGTGTGACCTCTCCGAGGGGCTGGCTCACTTCAGGACGCCCGTCTCGAAAGGGATCGAGATCATCGAGAACCTCATCGGCCACACGAGCGGGTTTGCCGTGCCGACGTACGTCATCGACGCACCGGGCGGCGGCGGGAAGATCCCGGTGATGCCGAACTACCTCATCTCCTGGTCGACGAACAAGGTCGTCCTGCGGAACTACGAGGGCGTGATCACGACCTATAAAGAGCCCGACTCCTACGAGGCGGTCTACTGCGACCGGCAGTGCGACACCTGCCGCCTCCAGCTGAAACTCGCCGATGCGGATGAGTCGAAAGCCGTCGGGATAGCACGTCTCCTCTCAAGCGACGAGTCAATCTCGCTCGTACCCGAAAACAACGAACGGCTCGAGCGGAGAAATGAAACCGAGAACTGA
- the ablB gene encoding putative beta-lysine N-acetyltransferase: MKPRTDTVTTIGSSIVQHGHLNDRIYLMHLAREDLPGLLDTLDDLARMEDYSKIFAKVPASSRDLFLIRGYVAEACIPGFFRGRIDGYFMAKYFASARSVAMTAYDDVLSAAEERGGDASPCPLPPAFSCSSATPADAPAIAALYREVFETYPFPIHDPDYIARTMEGEFRYYCVRACGRIVAVSSVEMDRDALAVEMSDFATHPDYRGCGLAGALLGLMERDMQEEGMLTAFTIARAASYPVNITFARAGYAYGGTLVNNTQICGSFESMNVWYKPLF, encoded by the coding sequence ATGAAACCGAGAACTGATACGGTCACGACGATCGGCAGCAGCATCGTTCAGCACGGGCACCTGAACGATCGCATCTACCTGATGCACCTTGCCCGGGAGGATCTCCCCGGGCTCCTCGATACCCTCGACGATCTTGCCAGAATGGAGGATTATTCGAAGATCTTCGCGAAAGTGCCGGCATCGTCGCGCGATCTCTTCCTCATCCGGGGATACGTCGCCGAGGCCTGCATCCCCGGGTTCTTCCGCGGGCGCATAGACGGCTACTTCATGGCGAAGTACTTCGCTTCTGCCCGGAGCGTAGCCATGACGGCGTACGACGACGTGCTGTCCGCCGCAGAGGAGCGGGGCGGCGATGCCTCGCCCTGCCCGCTTCCCCCGGCCTTCTCCTGCTCCTCCGCGACGCCCGCCGACGCTCCTGCGATTGCCGCGCTCTACCGGGAGGTCTTCGAGACGTATCCGTTCCCGATTCACGATCCGGATTACATCGCCCGGACGATGGAGGGGGAGTTTCGGTACTATTGCGTCCGGGCCTGCGGACGGATCGTCGCGGTTTCGTCCGTGGAGATGGATCGGGACGCGCTCGCGGTCGAGATGAGCGACTTTGCGACGCACCCCGACTACCGGGGATGCGGGCTTGCCGGCGCACTCCTCGGATTGATGGAACGGGATATGCAGGAGGAGGGGATGCTGACGGCGTTCACCATCGCCCGTGCCGCGTCTTATCCCGTCAACATCACCTTCGCCCGGGCGGGGTATGCCTACGGCGGCACGCTCGTCAACAACACTCAGATCTGCGGCTCGTTCGAGAGCATGAACGTCTGGTACAAGCCGCTTTTCTGA
- a CDS encoding TfuA-related McrA-glycine thioamidation protein: protein MHDVIIFLGPSLDKASAREILDAAYLPPARRGDIPAAVDAGARIIGLIDGVFFQDCAVAHREILAALRAGVRVIGASSMGALRAAELDSLGMEGIGEVYRAYRDGRLVADDEVALIFDPESFIPLSEPMVNIRATLQRAVECGVIDADAACVLLEKGRALYFPERTYPALADAAEPEIGTEAAARFLAFAEEHAVDRKREDAVAALTFIREIAMGDRQH from the coding sequence ATGCACGACGTAATCATATTTCTCGGACCCAGTCTCGATAAGGCGAGCGCGAGGGAGATCCTCGACGCCGCCTACCTCCCGCCTGCGAGGCGAGGGGATATTCCGGCGGCCGTCGATGCCGGTGCCCGGATCATCGGCCTCATCGACGGAGTCTTCTTCCAGGACTGCGCCGTCGCCCACCGGGAGATCCTCGCAGCGCTCCGGGCGGGCGTCAGGGTGATCGGGGCATCCAGCATGGGAGCACTGCGGGCTGCGGAGCTCGACAGCCTCGGGATGGAGGGAATCGGTGAGGTCTACCGGGCGTACCGGGACGGCCGGCTCGTCGCGGACGACGAGGTGGCACTCATCTTCGACCCGGAGTCGTTCATCCCGCTCTCCGAACCGATGGTCAATATCCGGGCGACCCTCCAGCGTGCGGTCGAGTGCGGCGTTATCGACGCCGACGCCGCCTGCGTGCTCCTCGAGAAAGGCCGTGCCCTCTACTTCCCCGAACGGACGTATCCGGCACTCGCCGATGCCGCCGAACCGGAGATCGGCACCGAAGCGGCGGCACGGTTCCTGGCTTTCGCCGAAGAGCACGCGGTCGACCGGAAGCGTGAGGACGCCGTGGCGGCGCTCACGTTCATCCGGGAGATCGCCATGGGCGATCGGCAGCATTGA
- a CDS encoding YcaO-related McrA-glycine thioamidation protein: MIRLKPCRKEYAKETQRAVPPEETRDRVRVRLPAAGITRIADITNLDRIGIPVFSGIRPTAGEGAISVYNGKGATPVEAEVSAMMEGIERYSAECGGTSLITARYADLAGKENVLDPADLILPARAPADQPLPWVTGYDIAREEEILVPAHAVFHPLPATAGRLFRTNTNGLASGNTLEEAIFHALMEVVERDAWSIVETLRATGPEVTGIADGLAAELLEKFAAASVEVRIKDITSDIGIPTFAAVADDVLLKDPTLLTIGMGSHTNAEIAALRALTEVAQSRLTQIHGAREDTDTADIRKKIGYERTKRLNRHWFAEAEGREISTISSFDSDDFLTDITYTVSMLEKAGLDRVIAVDLTRPEIGIPVVRVIVPGLEVSAMDQERVGARCRDARRNHISRTQSR; the protein is encoded by the coding sequence GTGATCCGGCTGAAGCCCTGCAGAAAGGAGTACGCAAAAGAGACCCAGCGGGCGGTCCCACCCGAGGAGACACGGGACCGGGTGCGGGTGAGGCTCCCGGCCGCCGGGATAACCCGCATCGCCGATATTACGAACCTTGACCGCATCGGCATCCCGGTCTTCTCTGGCATCCGACCGACCGCCGGGGAAGGGGCTATCTCGGTCTACAACGGCAAAGGGGCAACGCCCGTCGAGGCGGAAGTCTCGGCGATGATGGAAGGGATAGAACGCTACTCCGCCGAGTGCGGCGGCACATCGCTCATCACTGCCAGGTATGCAGACCTTGCCGGGAAGGAGAACGTTCTCGACCCCGCCGACCTCATCCTCCCGGCCAGAGCACCGGCCGATCAGCCGCTTCCCTGGGTTACCGGATACGATATCGCCAGGGAGGAGGAGATTCTGGTTCCGGCACATGCGGTCTTCCACCCGCTCCCGGCCACCGCGGGGAGACTCTTTCGGACGAACACCAACGGCCTTGCCTCCGGCAATACCCTCGAAGAGGCGATCTTCCACGCCCTGATGGAGGTGGTCGAGCGCGACGCCTGGTCGATCGTCGAGACGCTCCGGGCGACCGGCCCCGAGGTGACCGGGATCGCCGACGGACTCGCGGCGGAGCTCCTCGAGAAGTTTGCTGCCGCAAGTGTCGAGGTGCGGATCAAGGACATCACGAGCGATATCGGCATCCCCACCTTCGCCGCCGTCGCCGACGACGTGCTGCTCAAGGATCCGACGCTGCTGACCATCGGCATGGGATCGCACACAAACGCCGAGATTGCGGCGCTCCGGGCACTCACGGAGGTTGCGCAGAGCAGGTTGACGCAGATCCACGGTGCGCGGGAGGACACCGATACGGCGGATATCCGCAAGAAGATCGGCTATGAACGAACCAAGCGCTTAAACCGGCACTGGTTCGCAGAGGCGGAGGGGCGCGAGATCTCGACGATTTCATCCTTTGACAGCGACGATTTCCTGACCGACATAACCTACACGGTCAGCATGCTCGAAAAAGCCGGACTCGACCGGGTGATCGCGGTCGACCTGACCCGCCCGGAGATCGGTATCCCGGTCGTCCGCGTCATCGTGCCGGGGCTTGAGGTCTCTGCCATGGATCAGGAGCGGGTGGGAGCGAGGTGCCGCGATGCACGACGTAATCATATTTCTCGGACCCAGTCTCGATAA
- a CDS encoding molybdenum cofactor biosynthesis protein MoaE: protein MISITRDDFDAGEMIEKAKRSSMGALVTFVGTVRDDDIERMELEAYEEVAVQELTAIRNEAMEKYPVQSVDIIHRIGSLRVGENILLIIVGAGHRKEAFDACEYVLERIKESVPIWKKEIGEGGERWVPGEHPEGGA from the coding sequence ATGATCAGCATAACGCGAGACGATTTTGACGCCGGCGAGATGATCGAGAAGGCGAAACGCTCGAGCATGGGCGCGCTCGTCACGTTCGTCGGCACCGTCAGGGACGACGACATCGAACGGATGGAGCTTGAGGCCTACGAGGAGGTCGCCGTGCAGGAACTGACCGCTATCCGGAACGAGGCGATGGAAAAGTATCCGGTTCAGTCGGTGGATATCATCCACCGCATCGGTTCGCTCCGCGTCGGCGAGAATATCCTGCTCATCATCGTCGGTGCAGGACACCGGAAGGAGGCGTTCGACGCATGCGAGTACGTCCTTGAGCGGATCAAGGAGAGCGTGCCGATCTGGAAGAAAGAGATTGGCGAAGGCGGGGAGCGCTGGGTTCCCGGCGAGCACCCGGAGGGTGGCGCGTGA
- a CDS encoding ubiquitin-like small modifier protein 1, translated as MQVKVRAFAGLREALGGERLVEISNGATMKGLLDAVGGTSATAAAALFEESGELKGHVILMRNGKRVGRADIETLALAEGDEIALFPPVAGG; from the coding sequence ATGCAGGTAAAGGTCAGGGCATTCGCAGGGCTGCGGGAAGCGCTCGGAGGAGAACGCCTGGTGGAGATTTCCAACGGTGCGACGATGAAAGGGCTGCTCGACGCCGTCGGCGGTACTTCGGCGACGGCCGCCGCCGCTCTCTTTGAAGAGAGCGGGGAACTGAAGGGACACGTCATCCTTATGCGGAACGGAAAGCGGGTCGGGAGAGCGGATATCGAGACGCTCGCCCTTGCCGAGGGGGACGAGATCGCACTTTTCCCGCCGGTCGCGGGCGGGTAG
- a CDS encoding transcriptional regulator, protein MKMPCQKIVWDVLPAIRAAIAEELILCGASQAEAARRLEMAPSAISQYRSKKRGYRIVFDETVMTLIRDLAQDLYEERVDDLAGRICAICRRLQAVQGVCGSCGGKN, encoded by the coding sequence ATGAAGATGCCCTGCCAGAAGATCGTATGGGACGTGCTTCCTGCAATCCGGGCGGCTATCGCCGAAGAACTGATCTTGTGCGGGGCTTCGCAGGCAGAGGCCGCCCGCAGGCTGGAGATGGCGCCTTCGGCAATTTCGCAGTACCGGTCGAAGAAGCGGGGGTACCGGATTGTCTTTGACGAGACGGTGATGACGCTGATCCGTGACCTTGCGCAGGATTTGTACGAGGAGAGGGTGGACGATCTCGCCGGGCGTATCTGTGCGATATGCCGCCGGCTGCAGGCGGTGCAGGGCGTCTGCGGATCGTGTGGCGGGAAGAACTGA